The following proteins come from a genomic window of Schistocerca gregaria isolate iqSchGreg1 chromosome X, iqSchGreg1.2, whole genome shotgun sequence:
- the LOC126298828 gene encoding aminoacyl tRNA synthase complex-interacting multifunctional protein 1 → MTAINKDVIENLEVRARSAEQIIESLRTEIQQLTISKTLCALKAENESLKQEVASLISQLESIEKINRGEAQQVHGLHNTSQVNVKAPESALTATASQLVSSAAGKESSSAPANCKKEKNKMNKNVENTTKTKQTHEKKDSGGKPAADKTKKADESQEQSVDVGRLDLRVGKIVNVKKHPDADSLYVEDINLGEDKPRTVVSGLVKHVPLEEMQNRLVIVLCNLKPAKMRGVLSEGMVMCASSPEKVEVLVPPRTCIPGDEVIVDGYPRNPDAVLNPKKKVFETVAVDLKTNDDRVATYKGVPLSVPGKGVITSPSLTNVFIK, encoded by the exons ATGACAGCGATAAATAAAGATGTCATTGAAAATCTGGAAGTTAGAGCAAGATCAGCAGAGCAAATAATTGAGTCTCTACGGACAGAG ATCCAGCAACTTACAATTTCAAAAACGTTGTGTGCTCTTAAAGCAGAAAATGAGTCCTTAAAGCAGGAGGTGGCATCACTTATTAGTCAACTTGAGTCAATAGAGAAGATAAACAGAGGTGAAGCACAGCAG GTACATGGACTACACAATACTTCACAAGTAAATGTTAAGGCACCTGAAAGTGCTCTCACAGCCACTGCAAGTCAACTAGTGTCTTCTGCTGCTGGTAAAGAGAGCAGTAGTGCTCCTGCAAAttgtaagaaagaaaaaaataaaatgaacaaaaatgtagaaaatacaacaaaaaccaaACAAACACACGAGAAAAAAGATAGTGGTGGAAAACCTGCAGCAGATAAAACTAAGAAGGCTGATGAATCACAAGAACAATCGGTAGATGTGGGAAGATTAGACCTCAGAGTTGGAAAAATTGTTAATGTTAAGAAACATCCAGATGCTGATTCTTTGTATGTTGAAGATATCAATCTTGGAGAAGACAAGCCACGTACAGTT GTCAGTGGTTTGGTGAAGCATGTGCCTTTGGAAGAGATGCAGAATCGACTTGTGATTGTTCTTTGCAAtctgaagccagctaaaatgagAGGAGTGCTATCCGAAGGAATGGTTATGTGTGCAAGCTCACCAGAAAAAGTAGAAGTTCTAGTTCCTCCTCGCACATGCATACCAGGTGATGAGGTGATTGTTGATGGGTACCCCAGGAATCCAGATGCTGTTCTCAATCCCAAGAAAAAGGTTTTTGAAACAGTTGCTGTAGACTTGAAAACAAATGATGACAGAGTTGCTACGTATAAAGGTGTACCCCTCTCTGTTCCAGGAAAAGGTGTTATCACCTCACCAAGTCTAAcaaatgtttttataaaataa